In Palleronia sp. LCG004, a single window of DNA contains:
- a CDS encoding gamma carbonic anhydrase family protein has product MIYALDDHTPLLDPDGTVWVAPDANVIGKVVLEARSSVWFGATLRGDNEEIRLGEGSNIQENSVLHTDMGFPLTIGRNCTIGHRAMLHGCTIGDNSLVGMGATILNGAKIGRNCLIGACALVTEGKEIPDGSLVVGAPGKVVRELDDEAIAGLEASARHYQENAARFMAGLTALGGPR; this is encoded by the coding sequence ATGATCTATGCTCTCGACGACCACACGCCTCTTCTCGACCCGGACGGTACCGTCTGGGTCGCTCCCGATGCCAACGTCATCGGGAAAGTCGTTCTGGAGGCGCGATCCTCGGTCTGGTTCGGTGCGACCCTGCGCGGCGACAACGAAGAGATCCGGTTGGGCGAAGGATCGAACATTCAGGAGAATTCGGTCCTTCACACGGATATGGGATTCCCGCTGACGATCGGCCGGAACTGCACGATCGGTCACCGGGCGATGCTGCATGGCTGCACCATCGGCGACAATTCCCTGGTCGGGATGGGTGCCACGATCCTCAACGGCGCGAAGATCGGCCGCAATTGCCTGATCGGGGCATGCGCGCTCGTCACGGAGGGTAAGGAGATCCCCGATGGATCGCTCGTCGTGGGCGCACCCGGAAAAGTCGTTCGCGAGCTCGATGACGAAGCGATCGCCGGGCTCGAAGCATCGGCGCGCCATTACCAGGAAAACGCAGCACGGTTCATGGCCGGGCTCACCGCACTCGGAGGTCCGCGATGA
- a CDS encoding trans-sulfuration enzyme family protein produces MSARTPVRRTPWPEGTSRPLGTPLQPSVVYAAKSPDALDDIYEGRAEGYSYAREAHPNADVLARKIDALENASGGIVVGSGMAAVTAAVLGNLEAGEHLLGASQLYGRSLRMMKTELPRMGIATSVADPTDLAQIEAALRPETRMILIEIVSNPTLRIADLDGIAALARDRGILLAVDNTFTTPRAVQPLDHGADIVIHSVTKLLAGHSDATLGYVVARDPERNAAMLGFASTLGLTASPFDCWLAERGLHSFELRYDRAEDNARALAEHLDGLPGVVRVIYPGRADHPDHDRARALLGDRTGNMVTFEIEGGRQAANRLVEAARDIAFAPTLGDIGTTLSHPATSSHRALSAEERAALGLSEGSFRVSVGVEPADLLCEEFETAIRAAANG; encoded by the coding sequence ATGAGCGCCCGGACCCCGGTTCGCCGGACGCCCTGGCCGGAAGGGACGAGCCGCCCGCTCGGCACGCCGCTGCAACCGTCGGTCGTCTACGCAGCGAAATCTCCCGATGCTCTCGACGACATCTACGAAGGACGCGCCGAGGGGTATTCCTACGCGCGCGAGGCCCATCCCAACGCCGATGTGCTCGCACGCAAGATCGACGCTCTCGAAAATGCTTCCGGCGGAATCGTCGTCGGCTCTGGCATGGCGGCGGTTACTGCGGCGGTACTCGGTAACCTCGAGGCCGGCGAACATCTCCTCGGTGCGTCGCAGCTCTACGGCCGGTCTCTCAGGATGATGAAGACCGAACTTCCGCGCATGGGCATTGCAACATCCGTCGCCGATCCGACCGATCTCGCGCAAATCGAAGCCGCTCTGCGCCCGGAGACGCGGATGATCCTGATCGAGATCGTCTCGAACCCGACCTTGCGGATCGCCGATCTCGACGGCATTGCGGCGCTCGCCAGGGATCGCGGGATCCTTCTCGCGGTCGATAACACTTTCACAACGCCGAGGGCCGTCCAACCGCTCGATCATGGGGCCGACATCGTCATCCATTCCGTGACGAAGCTGCTGGCTGGCCATTCCGATGCAACGCTCGGCTACGTCGTCGCTCGCGATCCCGAACGCAATGCTGCGATGCTGGGCTTCGCCTCGACGCTCGGTCTGACGGCAAGCCCGTTCGACTGCTGGCTGGCCGAGCGGGGACTTCATTCTTTCGAGCTGCGCTACGACCGGGCCGAGGACAACGCACGCGCGCTCGCAGAGCATCTCGACGGCCTGCCGGGTGTCGTTCGCGTGATCTATCCGGGACGCGCCGATCACCCCGATCACGACCGGGCCCGTGCATTGCTCGGCGATCGGACCGGCAACATGGTGACGTTCGAGATCGAAGGCGGACGGCAAGCGGCCAACCGACTGGTCGAGGCCGCCCGCGACATTGCCTTCGCCCCGACGCTCGGCGACATCGGAACGACGCTGAGCCATCCCGCCACCTCGTCCCATCGTGCGCTGAGTGCGGAGGAGCGCGCAGCGCTCGGCCTTTCCGAGGGGTCCTTTCGCGTTTCGGTCGGTGTAGAGCCCGCCGATCTGCTCTGTGAGGAATTCGAGACCGCGATCCGCGCGGCAGCGAACGGATGA
- a CDS encoding ATP-binding protein codes for MTESELGELLEALPLPALLIGPRERILAMNANASGLLGQGLVGRHYVAALRQPALIDTIEGVGRDRLTRNVDYTSHDGDRDMIWAANVAVAGAGILVSFEDRTLAAEAGQMRRDFVANVSHELRTPLTALMGYIETLQGPARNDQVARDRFLATMAGEANRMNRLVQDLLSLSRVEAAARVKPTEEVDLPSLIQQVKALLGTISAERETRIEFVPPPDPVVVPGDNDQLRQVFVNLLENAIKYGGGTVTVDLTVDPHIRELRGPGVRIDITDNGAGIDPLHLPRLTQRFYRVDTHRSREVGGTGLGLAIVKHILSRHRGRLRISSEIGQGSCFSVLLPTKTA; via the coding sequence ATGACCGAGAGCGAGCTCGGCGAGCTTCTCGAAGCACTGCCGCTGCCCGCCCTGCTGATCGGCCCGCGCGAGCGGATCCTCGCGATGAACGCGAACGCCTCGGGGCTGCTCGGGCAGGGACTGGTCGGGCGGCACTACGTCGCGGCACTGCGTCAGCCGGCCCTCATCGACACGATCGAGGGGGTCGGCCGGGACCGGTTGACGCGAAACGTCGACTACACGAGCCATGACGGCGATCGCGACATGATTTGGGCCGCGAACGTCGCCGTGGCGGGGGCTGGCATCCTCGTCAGCTTCGAGGACCGCACCCTCGCGGCAGAGGCGGGACAGATGCGGCGTGATTTCGTGGCGAATGTCAGCCATGAATTGCGCACACCTTTGACAGCTCTGATGGGATATATCGAGACGCTGCAAGGGCCTGCACGGAATGACCAGGTGGCGCGGGATCGGTTCCTGGCGACAATGGCGGGCGAGGCCAACCGGATGAACCGTCTGGTCCAGGACCTCCTGTCGCTCAGCCGTGTCGAGGCCGCAGCACGCGTGAAGCCCACCGAAGAGGTCGATCTGCCATCGCTCATCCAGCAGGTAAAAGCCTTGCTGGGAACGATCTCGGCCGAGCGCGAGACCCGGATCGAGTTCGTCCCGCCTCCGGATCCGGTGGTCGTGCCCGGCGATAACGATCAGCTTCGTCAGGTCTTCGTCAATCTGCTGGAGAACGCGATCAAGTATGGCGGCGGGACGGTTACGGTCGATCTCACGGTCGATCCCCATATCCGCGAACTGCGCGGCCCCGGTGTCAGGATCGACATCACCGACAACGGTGCCGGCATCGACCCGCTTCACTTGCCCAGACTGACGCAGCGGTTCTACCGCGTGGATACGCATCGATCGCGCGAAGTGGGGGGCACCGGGCTCGGGCTCGCAATCGTCAAGCATATCCTGTCGCGCCATCGCGGGCGTCTGCGGATCTCGTCCGAGATCGGGCAGGGGAGCTGCTTCTCGGTCCTCCTTCCGACGAAGACCGCGTGA
- a CDS encoding substrate-binding domain-containing protein produces MSIYKLTAATAAMAVAAVGPAFSQSRDNVQVAGSSTVLPYASIVAEAFGENFDYPTPVVESGGSSAGLSRFCEGVGENTIDIANASRPMREGEIETCAANGVEEIIEVRIGYDGIVFASQIDGPDFTAFEPADWYQALASELPQDGAMAANPNANWSDVNGDLPEVEITTFIPGTRHGTREVFEEQVMLQGCEDTGAMDAMIEIGMSEDEAESACMQVRADGAAVDIDGDYTETLARINSNPDGVGVFGLAFYENNTDSLKVATMGGVEPTVETISSGEYPVSRPLYFYIKKAHIGVIPGLKEFAQFFVADEIAGSGGPLADYGLVPDPELEATQEKIANETTMSEES; encoded by the coding sequence ATGTCCATCTACAAGCTTACCGCCGCAACGGCCGCGATGGCCGTCGCAGCCGTCGGCCCCGCATTTTCGCAGAGCCGCGACAACGTCCAGGTCGCGGGATCCTCGACCGTTCTTCCCTATGCCTCGATTGTGGCTGAAGCCTTCGGAGAGAATTTCGACTACCCGACACCCGTCGTCGAATCCGGCGGATCCTCGGCAGGGCTGAGCCGCTTCTGCGAAGGCGTTGGCGAGAACACGATCGACATCGCCAATGCCAGTCGTCCGATGCGCGAGGGCGAAATCGAGACCTGCGCCGCGAACGGCGTCGAGGAGATTATCGAGGTTCGCATTGGCTATGACGGCATCGTCTTCGCAAGCCAGATCGACGGCCCCGATTTCACCGCCTTCGAACCCGCCGACTGGTATCAGGCTCTCGCTTCGGAACTGCCGCAGGACGGCGCGATGGCGGCCAATCCGAACGCGAACTGGTCGGACGTGAACGGCGATCTTCCCGAGGTCGAGATCACGACCTTCATCCCCGGCACGCGTCACGGCACCCGCGAGGTGTTCGAGGAGCAGGTCATGCTCCAGGGCTGCGAGGATACCGGCGCGATGGACGCGATGATCGAGATCGGCATGTCCGAAGACGAGGCCGAAAGCGCCTGCATGCAGGTCCGCGCCGACGGTGCCGCGGTCGATATCGACGGCGACTACACCGAGACGCTCGCGCGCATCAATTCCAACCCCGACGGTGTCGGCGTGTTCGGTCTGGCGTTCTACGAGAACAATACCGATTCTCTTAAGGTCGCCACGATGGGCGGCGTCGAGCCGACCGTCGAGACCATCTCGAGCGGCGAATATCCCGTCTCGCGTCCGCTCTACTTCTACATCAAGAAGGCGCATATCGGCGTCATCCCGGGTCTGAAGGAATTCGCGCAGTTCTTCGTCGCCGACGAGATCGCGGGTTCCGGCGGTCCGCTCGCCGATTACGGCCTGGTCCCCGATCCGGAACTGGAAGCGACGCAGGAGAAGATCGCCAACGAGACGACGATGAGCGAAGAATCCTGA
- the pstC gene encoding phosphate ABC transporter permease subunit PstC, with product MPILWLIGIIVVLALAGYALGRRRALSSVDGDGRLLHSLPNYYGLNVALKTAVPALVLIAIWLVFQPLVVEMRIGSLVEEAAVSDSRNASLVMSDVRRLAYGLESAIEQGVLSAQEVSELQVDPGAIRSVLGQAGVALGSEVSEPVLRAAQGYRTMSSRGRLLMSILGLALAVGGFAYGMRQSNGMFRARNIVEQGVHLILVSAACIAILTTLGIVLSLIFNTVEFFRIYPASDFFFSTTWRPSFGGDSQLGILPLLWGTLYISFIALLVSVPIGLFAAVYLAEYASRRVRGIAKPALEILAGIPTIVYGLFALLTVGPMLLGVFGSDGLGWMRAGTAVMTAGLVMGIMLIPFVSSLSDDVINAVPQSMRDGSYGLGATKSETIKQVVLPAALPGIVGAVLLAASRAIGETMIVVLGAGAAARISGNPFEAMTTVTAKIVSQLTGDADFSSPEALVAFALGMTLFVVTLGLNVFALYIVRRYREQYE from the coding sequence ATGCCCATTCTCTGGCTCATCGGCATCATCGTCGTGCTGGCGCTGGCCGGCTATGCGCTCGGGCGACGGCGAGCGCTCTCGAGCGTCGACGGAGATGGTCGTCTGCTTCATTCCCTGCCGAATTACTACGGTCTCAACGTCGCACTGAAAACCGCGGTGCCTGCCCTGGTGCTTATTGCGATCTGGCTCGTCTTCCAGCCGCTGGTGGTCGAGATGCGGATCGGCTCACTCGTCGAGGAGGCAGCAGTCAGCGACTCGCGCAACGCCAGCCTCGTCATGTCGGACGTGCGCAGGCTTGCCTACGGGCTTGAAAGCGCGATCGAGCAGGGGGTGCTGTCTGCGCAGGAAGTCTCCGAACTGCAAGTCGATCCCGGTGCCATCCGGTCAGTGCTCGGCCAGGCGGGGGTCGCGCTCGGTTCGGAAGTTAGCGAACCGGTGCTGCGCGCAGCGCAAGGATACCGCACGATGTCGAGCCGCGGTAGGCTGCTCATGTCGATCCTGGGCCTGGCACTGGCCGTTGGAGGCTTTGCCTATGGTATGCGGCAAAGCAACGGGATGTTCCGCGCGCGAAACATCGTCGAGCAGGGCGTTCACCTGATCCTCGTCTCGGCCGCCTGTATCGCAATCCTCACGACGCTCGGCATCGTTCTGTCGCTGATCTTTAACACGGTCGAATTCTTCCGGATCTATCCGGCATCCGACTTTTTCTTTTCGACCACGTGGCGCCCGTCATTCGGGGGCGACTCGCAGCTCGGGATCCTGCCGCTGCTCTGGGGCACGCTCTACATCTCATTCATCGCACTGCTTGTCTCGGTGCCGATCGGGCTCTTCGCGGCGGTCTATCTCGCCGAATATGCGAGTAGGCGTGTCCGTGGCATCGCGAAACCCGCGCTCGAGATCCTCGCCGGCATTCCGACGATCGTCTACGGACTATTCGCTCTCTTGACAGTGGGGCCCATGCTGCTCGGCGTGTTCGGCAGCGACGGGCTTGGCTGGATGCGTGCGGGAACGGCGGTGATGACCGCGGGACTTGTGATGGGCATCATGCTTATTCCCTTCGTGAGTTCGCTCAGCGATGACGTCATCAATGCCGTTCCGCAAAGCATGCGCGACGGGTCATACGGGCTCGGCGCCACGAAATCCGAGACGATCAAGCAGGTCGTCCTGCCCGCCGCGCTTCCCGGGATCGTCGGTGCCGTACTGCTCGCCGCAAGCCGGGCCATCGGCGAGACGATGATCGTCGTGCTCGGGGCAGGGGCCGCGGCACGGATCAGCGGTAATCCCTTCGAGGCGATGACGACCGTCACCGCCAAGATCGTGAGCCAGCTGACCGGGGACGCCGACTTTTCCTCGCCCGAGGCGCTGGTCGCCTTCGCCCTCGGCATGACGCTCTTCGTCGTGACGCTCGGGCTCAACGTCTTCGCGCTCTACATCGTGCGCAGATACCGGGAGCAATATGAATGA
- the pstA gene encoding phosphate ABC transporter permease PstA, with translation MTDATHGSGRAAPRRKSIIAVDDRTGKRNAAEKRFRIYGISAIGIGVFFLIFLLGSILWNGVTAFQQTFIQVPVYLNAETLDPEGNRDPAEMSSVSTFGYAPILETAMADLVDARGIETDLDAGDLDALFSKSAAAQIRNQVLADPELIGQTVEFNILATSRVDGYFKGRVSRDSIARDRNIDAAHLDIVDALRDSGDVVKRFNWDFVFGSDASESRPEQAGIGVAMMGSFFMMLVVLALALPIGVAASIYLEEFAPKNRLTDIIEVNISNLAAVPSIVFGILGLAMFIQFMELPQSAPLVGGLVLTLMTLPTIIIATRASLQSVPPSIRDAALGVGASKMQAVFHHVLPLAMPGILTGTIIGLAQALGETAPLLLIGMVGYVATNYPDGIASGFLDPNSAMPAQIYEWAKRADPAYYERAWGGIIILLIFLFAMNAIAILLRRRFERRW, from the coding sequence ATGACCGACGCGACCCACGGCAGCGGCCGGGCGGCACCGCGCAGGAAATCGATCATCGCGGTCGACGACCGAACCGGCAAGCGCAACGCCGCCGAAAAGCGGTTCCGCATCTACGGCATCTCCGCAATCGGGATCGGCGTCTTCTTCCTGATCTTTCTGTTGGGATCGATCCTCTGGAACGGCGTGACGGCGTTTCAGCAAACCTTTATCCAGGTGCCCGTCTATCTGAATGCCGAAACGCTCGACCCCGAGGGCAATCGCGATCCAGCGGAGATGAGCAGCGTTTCGACCTTCGGCTATGCGCCGATCCTCGAGACCGCGATGGCCGATCTGGTCGACGCACGAGGGATCGAGACCGACCTCGACGCCGGGGATCTCGACGCGCTCTTTTCGAAATCGGCGGCCGCTCAGATTAGGAACCAGGTTCTCGCGGATCCGGAACTCATTGGACAAACGGTCGAGTTCAACATCCTCGCGACAAGCCGGGTGGACGGCTATTTCAAGGGGCGAGTAAGCCGCGACAGCATCGCGCGCGATCGCAACATCGACGCTGCGCATCTCGATATCGTCGATGCGCTGCGCGATAGCGGCGACGTGGTCAAACGGTTCAACTGGGACTTCGTCTTCGGCAGTGACGCGTCTGAATCACGGCCCGAACAGGCCGGGATCGGTGTCGCGATGATGGGGTCGTTTTTCATGATGCTGGTGGTTCTCGCCCTCGCCTTGCCGATCGGCGTGGCGGCCTCGATCTATCTCGAGGAATTTGCCCCCAAGAACCGCCTGACCGACATCATCGAGGTCAACATCTCGAACCTCGCGGCCGTACCGTCGATCGTGTTCGGTATCCTCGGCCTTGCCATGTTCATCCAATTCATGGAGCTTCCGCAATCGGCTCCGCTCGTGGGTGGGTTGGTGCTGACGCTGATGACACTTCCCACGATCATCATCGCGACGCGCGCATCGCTGCAATCGGTCCCGCCCAGCATCCGGGATGCAGCTCTCGGCGTTGGCGCGAGCAAGATGCAGGCCGTCTTTCACCATGTCCTGCCGCTGGCCATGCCGGGCATTCTGACGGGCACGATCATCGGTCTGGCCCAGGCCTTGGGCGAGACGGCACCGCTGCTGCTGATCGGAATGGTGGGTTATGTCGCGACGAACTATCCCGACGGGATCGCCTCGGGGTTCCTCGATCCGAACTCGGCCATGCCCGCACAGATCTACGAATGGGCCAAGCGCGCCGATCCGGCCTATTACGAACGTGCCTGGGGCGGGATCATCATCCTGCTGATCTTCCTCTTCGCGATGAACGCGATCGCGATCCTCCTGCGTCGCCGATTTGAGCGCCGCTGGTAG
- the pstB gene encoding phosphate ABC transporter ATP-binding protein PstB — translation MYDTQLSEKTVTSAEDIKIAAKAVNVYYGPNHAIKDVTVGILDKTVTAFIGPSGCGKSTFLRCLNRMNDTIDVCRVTGDIRIDDEDIYDKRVDPVQLRAKVGMVFQKPNPFPKSIYDNVAYGPKIHGLARNKADLDDIVERALRRGAIWNEVKDRLHAPGTGLSGGQQQRLCIARAVATEPEVLLMDEPCSALDPIATGQVEELIDELRQEYSVVIVTHSMQQAARVSQKTAFFHLGDLVEYNDTDEIFTNPKDSRTESYITGRIG, via the coding sequence ATGTACGACACCCAACTTTCGGAGAAGACCGTGACCAGCGCCGAGGATATCAAGATCGCGGCAAAGGCCGTGAACGTCTACTACGGGCCGAACCATGCCATCAAGGACGTGACCGTCGGCATCCTCGACAAGACGGTCACAGCCTTCATCGGACCTTCGGGCTGCGGCAAGTCGACCTTCCTTCGCTGTCTCAATCGCATGAACGATACGATCGATGTCTGCCGTGTCACCGGCGACATTCGCATCGATGACGAGGACATCTACGACAAGCGCGTCGATCCGGTTCAGCTCCGCGCCAAGGTTGGCATGGTTTTTCAGAAGCCCAACCCGTTTCCGAAATCGATCTACGACAACGTGGCCTACGGACCCAAAATTCATGGGCTGGCTCGGAACAAGGCGGATCTCGACGATATCGTCGAGCGTGCCCTCCGGCGTGGGGCAATCTGGAACGAGGTGAAGGACCGGCTGCACGCACCGGGCACCGGCCTTTCTGGCGGTCAGCAACAGCGGCTCTGCATTGCGCGGGCGGTCGCGACCGAACCCGAAGTCCTCCTGATGGACGAACCGTGCTCTGCGCTCGATCCCATCGCGACGGGCCAGGTCGAGGAACTTATCGACGAGCTGCGCCAGGAATATTCGGTGGTGATCGTCACACACTCGATGCAGCAGGCCGCGCGTGTCAGCCAGAAGACCGCGTTCTTCCACCTCGGCGATCTCGTCGAATACAACGACACCGACGAGATCTTCACCAACCCCAAGGACAGCCGGACCGAAAGCTACATCACCGGACGGATCGGGTAG
- the phoU gene encoding phosphate signaling complex protein PhoU, protein MNQSSHISSAFDRDLEAIQALLLKMGGLVEEAIMDAATSLETRDEELAMKVRERDQAVDDLEERINEEAAKLVALRAPIASDMRLVLSVIKISANLERVGDYSKNLAKRTFVLNKLPPQEGASQSIRRMAREVQRMLHDVLDAYIQRDAELALEVRDRDADIDQMYNALFREFLTFMMEDPRNITACMHLHFIAKNIERMGDHVTSIADQIVYSVTGSSPEKERTKRDTTSVQPFED, encoded by the coding sequence GTGAATCAGTCATCCCACATCTCCTCGGCCTTCGACCGCGATCTTGAGGCTATCCAGGCGCTTCTGCTCAAGATGGGCGGCCTCGTCGAAGAGGCGATCATGGACGCCGCGACCTCGCTCGAGACGCGCGACGAAGAGCTCGCGATGAAGGTCCGCGAGCGTGACCAGGCCGTTGACGATCTCGAGGAACGCATCAACGAGGAAGCCGCAAAGCTTGTCGCGCTGCGCGCACCGATCGCGTCCGACATGCGCCTTGTTCTGAGCGTCATCAAGATCTCCGCCAATCTCGAACGCGTCGGCGACTACTCCAAGAACTTGGCCAAGCGGACATTCGTTCTCAACAAGTTACCGCCACAGGAAGGTGCCTCCCAATCGATCCGCCGCATGGCGCGCGAGGTACAGAGAATGCTGCACGACGTGCTCGACGCCTATATCCAGCGCGACGCGGAACTGGCGCTCGAAGTGCGCGACCGGGATGCGGATATCGACCAGATGTACAACGCGCTCTTCCGCGAATTTCTTACATTCATGATGGAGGATCCGCGCAACATCACGGCGTGCATGCATCTCCACTTCATCGCGAAGAACATCGAGCGCATGGGGGATCACGTCACGTCGATCGCCGATCAGATCGTCTATTCGGTCACCGGTAGTTCGCCCGAGAAGGAGCGGACCAAGCGCGACACGACTTCCGTCCAGCCGTTCGAGGACTGA
- the phoB gene encoding phosphate regulon transcriptional regulator PhoB has translation MAPPQVLIVEDEVSQREILAYNLEAEGYAVTRAETGDEALQLFRECEPDLVVLDWMLPGVSGIEICRQLKRTGEGQGVPVIMLSARTEEHDRVRGLETGADDYVTKPYSVAELMARIRAHLRRSRPASVGQTLTHEEISLDPESHRVRRADQEIKLGPTEFRLLATFMEKPGRVYSREQLLDRVWGRDIYVDSRTVDVHVGRLRKALGVHGGADPIRTVRGAGYALG, from the coding sequence ATGGCACCTCCACAAGTCCTGATCGTCGAGGACGAAGTTTCGCAACGCGAAATCCTCGCTTACAACCTCGAGGCCGAGGGATATGCCGTTACACGCGCCGAGACCGGCGACGAGGCGCTCCAGCTCTTCCGCGAATGCGAACCCGATCTCGTGGTGCTCGACTGGATGCTACCGGGCGTCTCCGGCATCGAGATCTGCCGCCAGCTGAAACGAACGGGCGAGGGGCAGGGTGTTCCGGTCATCATGCTGTCGGCCCGCACCGAAGAGCATGACCGCGTTCGCGGGCTCGAGACCGGTGCCGATGATTACGTTACGAAACCCTATTCGGTCGCCGAGCTCATGGCCCGCATCCGCGCGCATCTCCGTCGCTCGCGGCCGGCGTCCGTGGGACAGACGTTGACCCATGAGGAAATCTCGCTCGATCCCGAAAGTCACCGCGTGCGGCGTGCGGATCAGGAGATCAAGCTCGGACCGACGGAGTTCAGGCTTCTCGCGACCTTCATGGAAAAGCCCGGCCGCGTCTACAGCCGAGAGCAGCTTCTCGATCGGGTTTGGGGGCGCGACATCTATGTCGACAGCCGGACGGTCGATGTCCATGTCGGACGGCTGCGCAAGGCGCTCGGCGTGCATGGCGGAGCCGATCCGATCCGGACGGTCAGGGGCGCGGGCTACGCGCTCGGTTAA
- a CDS encoding AI-2E family transporter has product MQTRQAERIRTAAHIAMIGAGLVAAAIGMSLAKSILAPTLLAVVVGIVLSPISDFWERIGAPRMIGALASLFLAIGVIVLIASLALPVAGQIVEAWPQIQNEVRGTLVEFQNAIRGIENAGEEVQRAMGGAGTDGDGEGGSVIPSTTDALFLAPSVAGQTITFVGVLFFFVLTRQEIYGWVARRLTPRGVEETIALRLLLAERHVARYFLTITVVNVLFGCAVTLAFYFIGMPSFYLWGVATTLLNFVLYLGPAILFVALALAGVVVFDGAYAMLPAMTFLGLNLIEAQFVTPSAIGASLALNPLLVFVALVFFLWLWGPIGGFIAIPFVLWIMVIANMSGETNTSDIDDDLTDAEIT; this is encoded by the coding sequence ATGCAGACGAGACAGGCCGAGCGGATCCGCACGGCAGCCCATATCGCGATGATCGGCGCGGGCCTCGTCGCCGCGGCAATCGGCATGAGTCTTGCCAAGTCGATCCTCGCGCCGACCTTGCTTGCAGTCGTCGTCGGAATCGTCCTCTCACCAATTTCCGACTTCTGGGAACGGATCGGCGCACCGCGAATGATCGGTGCGCTGGCATCCCTGTTTCTGGCGATCGGCGTCATCGTCCTCATCGCATCGCTGGCGCTTCCTGTCGCGGGACAGATCGTCGAAGCCTGGCCGCAGATCCAGAACGAAGTGCGTGGGACGCTCGTGGAATTCCAGAATGCGATCCGCGGCATCGAGAATGCTGGCGAGGAAGTCCAGCGCGCCATGGGGGGTGCCGGCACGGATGGCGACGGCGAAGGTGGCTCGGTGATCCCGTCGACGACCGATGCGCTGTTTCTCGCACCGTCCGTGGCAGGCCAGACCATCACGTTTGTCGGCGTGCTCTTCTTCTTCGTGCTTACGCGACAGGAGATCTACGGATGGGTGGCCCGGCGCCTGACCCCGCGCGGCGTCGAGGAAACGATCGCGCTGCGACTTCTTCTGGCCGAGAGACACGTGGCCCGGTACTTCTTGACGATCACCGTGGTAAACGTACTCTTCGGCTGTGCTGTGACACTGGCATTCTACTTCATCGGTATGCCGAGCTTCTATCTTTGGGGTGTTGCGACGACCTTGCTGAACTTCGTTCTCTATCTCGGACCTGCGATCCTGTTCGTCGCGCTGGCGCTTGCGGGCGTCGTGGTTTTCGATGGGGCCTACGCCATGCTTCCGGCCATGACCTTCCTGGGGCTCAACCTGATCGAGGCGCAATTCGTCACACCATCCGCCATCGGCGCTTCGCTTGCGCTCAATCCGCTGTTGGTGTTCGTCGCACTTGTCTTCTTCCTGTGGCTCTGGGGGCCGATCGGCGGTTTTATCGCGATCCCGTTCGTTCTCTGGATCATGGTGATCGCGAATATGAGCGGCGAAACGAATACCTCCGACATCGATGACGATCTGACCGACGCAGAAATTACATAA